One Ricinus communis isolate WT05 ecotype wild-type chromosome 7, ASM1957865v1, whole genome shotgun sequence genomic region harbors:
- the LOC8267046 gene encoding GPI ethanolamine phosphate transferase 2 isoform X3, protein MAETMSCFKLTVLTLSAVFIQMIGLSLFVFGFFPVKPALSGISSRESFYAPHCDSVVDNQTETDLKSLYKELSQIPPSFDRLIFMVIDGLPAEFVLGKDGKPPQKDLIEAMPYTQSLLNSGMAIGYHAEAAPPTVTMPRLKAMVSGAIGGFLDVAFNFNTQALLDDNLLGQFFRIGWKMIMFGDETWLKLFPGLFVRYDGVSSFFVKDTVQVDQNVSRHLEDELSRDDWDLLILHYLGLDHVGHIGGRSSFLMGPKLMEMDGVVKMIHSSTIQTNNDNQGRTLLVVVSDHGMTESGNHGGSSYEETDSLALFVGLQNSVSDYASATHNSVHQVDIAPTLALLFGVPIPKNNVGVLISGTFDALTDDQKLRALELNSWQLLRLLEAQLPGLSCEKFPCNCFSDGLGFGTGECSVSMERILCCLYTKAANLHNSWKFKKEYGSKSRDDFRSTYAAYHEFLKTASEWLSRSVTDKPVSSLAVGVVAMTLSSLLLLGIIICMSREVYPGEKQQLSKSSNSKYRWCLDEAFILGAVLILVMSMGSSSLVEEEQYIWSFLISTSYLLLLRKTVQFLPGSSEGVLYFKGCYERTNFQLFSIFLLLISGRILRGWHQGGVNWTHLPDISKWLEQVGSDTIRLIQLVSGLLVVSLGLFALCLFRSKRKIVQVVGFCFLISGLLVLWHIMEYQDNYVSSSYRATILAQIIYTFLGIATIGTFAALPWIMPIWNSSTCSRHNMNSSNLVSTNIQDKSPFLEFKDASYLIGLAYMLCWCLLQLLLQQPINSMPVFLLLMQILASMLYYSYSGPQNKEWLEGLSSHSTLLSGILMFIITYASPMLVLLSMVMYISVKDTSYAVTIQSVDLGQFLKAMLVFPCLIPLGLNSILLTAYTIVLLLMRNHLFVWSVFSPKYLYVCATTICIYIGVFVVAATEVYIYMVLTLRRKI, encoded by the exons atgGCCGAAACGATGTCGTGTTTTAAATTAACAGTGTTGACACTATCCGCTGTTTTCATTCAAATGATCGGTCTCTCTCTCTTCGTCTTCGGCTTCTTCCCCGTTAAACCCGCTCTTTCAGGCATCAG CAGTCGAGAGAGCTTTTACGCACCGCATTGCGATTCTGTCGTCGATAATCAAACTGAGACAGACCTCAAATCATTATACAag GAGCTCTCTCAAATCCCCCCTTCATTTGACAGGCTAATTTTTATG gTTATTGATGGTCTTCCAGCTGAATTTGTGCTTGGGAAGGATGGCAAGCCTCCGCAGAAGGATTTGATTGAAGCAATGCCTTATACTCAGTCATTGCTAAATAGTGGAATGGCTATTGGTTACCATGCCGAGGCTGCTCCTCCTACTGTTACTATGCCTCGCTTGAAG GCTATGGTTTCTGGTGCAATTGGAGGTTTCTTGGATGTGgctttcaattttaatacaCAGGCTTTATTGGATGATAATCTTCTTG GGCAGTTTTTTAGAATTGGTTGGAAAATGATCATGTTTGGTGACGAGACATGGCTTAAGTTGTTTCCTGGATTATTTGTTAGATATGATGGAGTTAGCAGTTTTTTT GTTAAAGACACAGTACAAGTAGATCAGAATGTATCCCGCCATTTAGAGGATGAACTTAGCAGAGATGACTGGGATCTTCTG ATTCTTCATTATCTAGGCTTAGATCATGTTGGACATATTGGTGGGCGCAGCAG TTTCTTGATGGGCCCAAAACTTATGGAGATGGATGGAGTGGTGAAGATGATTCATTCAAGTACTATTCAGACGAATAATGATAATCAAGGACGGACACTTTTG GTAGTAGTAAGCGATCATGGCATGACTGAGAGTGGTAATCATGGGGGCTCTTCATACGAAGAAACTGATTCTTTAGCTCTTTTTGTTGGCCTGCAAAACAGTGTCTCTGATTATGCATCGGCTACACATAATTCTGTTCACCAG GTGGACATTGCTCCAACATTAGCTCTTCTATTTGGTGTTCCAATTCCTAAGAACAATGTCGGTGTCTTAATTTCTGGAACTTTTGATGCTTTGACAG ATGATCAAAAGCTGAGGGCACTGGAATTGAATTCCTGGCAGTTACTCAGATTATTGGAAGCACAATTACCTGGTTTATCATGTGAAAAATTTCCGTGCAATTGCTTTAGTGATGGTCTGGGGTTTGGAACTGGGGAATGCAGCGTCAGCATGGAGAGGATACTTTGTTGTTTATATACGAAAGCTGCAAATTTGCACAACTCCTGGAAGTTCAAGAAAGAATATGG GTCCAAAAGCAGGGATGATTTTAGGAGCACTTATGCAGCATATCATGAGTTTCTGAAAACTGCAAGTGAGTGGTTATCACGCAGTGTCACTGAT AAACCAGTTTCCTCACTTGCTGTTGGGGTTGTGGCAATGACCCTATCAtctctattattattaggCATCATAATTTGCATGAGCAGGGAAGTTTACCCTGGGGAGAAGCAACAGCTTTCTAAATCGAGCAACAGCAAGTATAGATGGTGCTTAGATGAGGCCTTTATATTGGGTGCTGTTTTGATCCTTGTTATGAGTATGGGTTCGAGTTCTCTGGTAGAGGAAGAGCAATATATTTGGAGTTTTCTGATATCCACATCATATCTGTTATTACTCCGAAAGACAGTACAGTTTCTTCCTGGGAGCAGTGAAggtgttttatattttaagggATGCTATGAAAGAACTAATTTTCAACTGTTTTCCATATTCTTGCTTCTTATCTCTGGGCGGATTTTGAGGGGTTGGCATCAGGGTGGTGTTAACTGGACACATCTTCCAGACATTTCAAAGTGGCTTGAACAGGTTGGGAGTGATACTATAAGATTAATTCAACTGGTCTCAGGCCTCTTAGTGGTCAGTTTAGGCTTATTTGCTTTATGTCTGTTTAGATCGAAGAGAAAAATTGTTCAAGTGGTTGGATTTTGCTTTTTGATATCTGGATTGCTGGTTTTATGGCATATTATGGAGTACCAAGATAACTATGTATCATCCAGTTACCGTGCTACCATATTGGCTCAGATTATCTATACATTTCTGGGTATTGCCACAATTGGCACTTTTGCAGCCTTACCATGGATTATGCCAATTTGGAATTCTAGTACATGTTCAAGGCACAATATGAACTCATCTAATTTAGTTTCCACTAACATTCAAGACAAGTCCCCTTTTTTGGAGTTTAAAGACGCGTCATATTTAATTGGGTTGGCATACATGTTATGTTGGTGTCTTTTACAACTGTTGCTCCAACAACCAATCAATTCAATGCCTGTCTTTTTGCTTCTAATGCAAATCTTGGCCAGCATGTTGTATTATTCCTACAGTGGTCCACAAAACAAGGAATGGCTTGAG GGCCTCTCAAGTCACTCCACATTACTTTCTGGCATTTTGATGTTCATAATCACCTATGCATCCCCCATGCTAGTTCTTCTTAGCATGGTGATGTACATATCTGTGAAGGACACAAGCTATGCTGTAACTATCCAGAGTGTAGATTTGGGGCAATTTTTAAAAGCGATGCTCGTCTTTCCCTGCCTAATTCCACTGGGTTTGAATTCCATTTTGTTGACTGCATATACCATAGTGTTGCTCCTAATGAGGAACCATTTGTTTGTTTGGAGCGTCTTCTCTCCAAA GTACTTGTATGTGTGCGCAACAACTATTTGCATCTACATTGGGGTTTTTGTGGTGGCTGCAACTGaggtctatatatatatggtgcTTACACTACGGAGAAAAATCTAG
- the LOC8267046 gene encoding GPI ethanolamine phosphate transferase 2 isoform X2 — protein sequence MAETMSCFKLTVLTLSAVFIQMIGLSLFVFGFFPVKPALSGISRESFYAPHCDSVVDNQTETDLKSLYKELSQIPPSFDRLIFMVIDGLPAEFVLGKDGKPPQKDLIEAMPYTQSLLNSGMAIGYHAEAAPPTVTMPRLKAMVSGAIGGFLDVAFNFNTQALLDDNLLGQFFRIGWKMIMFGDETWLKLFPGLFVRYDGVSSFFVKDTVQVDQNVSRHLEDELSRDDWDLLILHYLGLDHVGHIGGRSSFLMGPKLMEMDGVVKMIHSSTIQTNNDNQGRTLLVVVSDHGMTESGNHGGSSYEETDSLALFVGLQNSVSDYASATHNSVHQVDIAPTLALLFGVPIPKNNVGVLISGTFDALTDDQKLRALELNSWQLLRLLEAQLPGLSCEKFPCNCFSDGLGFGTGECSVSMERILCCLYTKAANLHNSWKFKKEYGSKSRDDFRSTYAAYHEFLKTASEWLSRSVTDKPVSSLAVGVVAMTLSSLLLLGIIICMSREVYPGEKQQLSKSSNSKYRWCLDEAFILGAVLILVMSMGSSSLVEEEQYIWSFLISTSYLLLLRKTVQFLPGSSEGVLYFKGCYERTNFQLFSIFLLLISGRILRGWHQGGVNWTHLPDISKWLEQVGSDTIRLIQLVSGLLVVSLGLFALCLFRSKRKIVQVVGFCFLISGLLVLWHIMEYQDNYVSSSYRATILAQIIYTFLGIATIGTFAALPWIMPIWNSSTCSRHNMNSSNLVSTNIQDKSPFLEFKDASYLIGLAYMLCWCLLQLLLQQPINSMPVFLLLMQILASMLYYSYSGPQNKEWLEVALLCYLGMAGHFSLGNSNTLATIDVAGAFIGLSSHSTLLSGILMFIITYASPMLVLLSMVMYISVKDTSYAVTIQSVDLGQFLKAMLVFPCLIPLGLNSILLTAYTIVLLLMRNHLFVWSVFSPKYLYVCATTICIYIGVFVVAATEVYIYMVLTLRRKI from the exons atgGCCGAAACGATGTCGTGTTTTAAATTAACAGTGTTGACACTATCCGCTGTTTTCATTCAAATGATCGGTCTCTCTCTCTTCGTCTTCGGCTTCTTCCCCGTTAAACCCGCTCTTTCAGGCATCAG TCGAGAGAGCTTTTACGCACCGCATTGCGATTCTGTCGTCGATAATCAAACTGAGACAGACCTCAAATCATTATACAag GAGCTCTCTCAAATCCCCCCTTCATTTGACAGGCTAATTTTTATG gTTATTGATGGTCTTCCAGCTGAATTTGTGCTTGGGAAGGATGGCAAGCCTCCGCAGAAGGATTTGATTGAAGCAATGCCTTATACTCAGTCATTGCTAAATAGTGGAATGGCTATTGGTTACCATGCCGAGGCTGCTCCTCCTACTGTTACTATGCCTCGCTTGAAG GCTATGGTTTCTGGTGCAATTGGAGGTTTCTTGGATGTGgctttcaattttaatacaCAGGCTTTATTGGATGATAATCTTCTTG GGCAGTTTTTTAGAATTGGTTGGAAAATGATCATGTTTGGTGACGAGACATGGCTTAAGTTGTTTCCTGGATTATTTGTTAGATATGATGGAGTTAGCAGTTTTTTT GTTAAAGACACAGTACAAGTAGATCAGAATGTATCCCGCCATTTAGAGGATGAACTTAGCAGAGATGACTGGGATCTTCTG ATTCTTCATTATCTAGGCTTAGATCATGTTGGACATATTGGTGGGCGCAGCAG TTTCTTGATGGGCCCAAAACTTATGGAGATGGATGGAGTGGTGAAGATGATTCATTCAAGTACTATTCAGACGAATAATGATAATCAAGGACGGACACTTTTG GTAGTAGTAAGCGATCATGGCATGACTGAGAGTGGTAATCATGGGGGCTCTTCATACGAAGAAACTGATTCTTTAGCTCTTTTTGTTGGCCTGCAAAACAGTGTCTCTGATTATGCATCGGCTACACATAATTCTGTTCACCAG GTGGACATTGCTCCAACATTAGCTCTTCTATTTGGTGTTCCAATTCCTAAGAACAATGTCGGTGTCTTAATTTCTGGAACTTTTGATGCTTTGACAG ATGATCAAAAGCTGAGGGCACTGGAATTGAATTCCTGGCAGTTACTCAGATTATTGGAAGCACAATTACCTGGTTTATCATGTGAAAAATTTCCGTGCAATTGCTTTAGTGATGGTCTGGGGTTTGGAACTGGGGAATGCAGCGTCAGCATGGAGAGGATACTTTGTTGTTTATATACGAAAGCTGCAAATTTGCACAACTCCTGGAAGTTCAAGAAAGAATATGG GTCCAAAAGCAGGGATGATTTTAGGAGCACTTATGCAGCATATCATGAGTTTCTGAAAACTGCAAGTGAGTGGTTATCACGCAGTGTCACTGAT AAACCAGTTTCCTCACTTGCTGTTGGGGTTGTGGCAATGACCCTATCAtctctattattattaggCATCATAATTTGCATGAGCAGGGAAGTTTACCCTGGGGAGAAGCAACAGCTTTCTAAATCGAGCAACAGCAAGTATAGATGGTGCTTAGATGAGGCCTTTATATTGGGTGCTGTTTTGATCCTTGTTATGAGTATGGGTTCGAGTTCTCTGGTAGAGGAAGAGCAATATATTTGGAGTTTTCTGATATCCACATCATATCTGTTATTACTCCGAAAGACAGTACAGTTTCTTCCTGGGAGCAGTGAAggtgttttatattttaagggATGCTATGAAAGAACTAATTTTCAACTGTTTTCCATATTCTTGCTTCTTATCTCTGGGCGGATTTTGAGGGGTTGGCATCAGGGTGGTGTTAACTGGACACATCTTCCAGACATTTCAAAGTGGCTTGAACAGGTTGGGAGTGATACTATAAGATTAATTCAACTGGTCTCAGGCCTCTTAGTGGTCAGTTTAGGCTTATTTGCTTTATGTCTGTTTAGATCGAAGAGAAAAATTGTTCAAGTGGTTGGATTTTGCTTTTTGATATCTGGATTGCTGGTTTTATGGCATATTATGGAGTACCAAGATAACTATGTATCATCCAGTTACCGTGCTACCATATTGGCTCAGATTATCTATACATTTCTGGGTATTGCCACAATTGGCACTTTTGCAGCCTTACCATGGATTATGCCAATTTGGAATTCTAGTACATGTTCAAGGCACAATATGAACTCATCTAATTTAGTTTCCACTAACATTCAAGACAAGTCCCCTTTTTTGGAGTTTAAAGACGCGTCATATTTAATTGGGTTGGCATACATGTTATGTTGGTGTCTTTTACAACTGTTGCTCCAACAACCAATCAATTCAATGCCTGTCTTTTTGCTTCTAATGCAAATCTTGGCCAGCATGTTGTATTATTCCTACAGTGGTCCACAAAACAAGGAATGGCTTGAG GTTGCTTTACTATGCTATTTGGGAATGGCAGGACATTTTTCTCTAGGGAACAGCAATACCTTGGCCACTATAGATGTTGCTGGAGCTTTTATT GGCCTCTCAAGTCACTCCACATTACTTTCTGGCATTTTGATGTTCATAATCACCTATGCATCCCCCATGCTAGTTCTTCTTAGCATGGTGATGTACATATCTGTGAAGGACACAAGCTATGCTGTAACTATCCAGAGTGTAGATTTGGGGCAATTTTTAAAAGCGATGCTCGTCTTTCCCTGCCTAATTCCACTGGGTTTGAATTCCATTTTGTTGACTGCATATACCATAGTGTTGCTCCTAATGAGGAACCATTTGTTTGTTTGGAGCGTCTTCTCTCCAAA GTACTTGTATGTGTGCGCAACAACTATTTGCATCTACATTGGGGTTTTTGTGGTGGCTGCAACTGaggtctatatatatatggtgcTTACACTACGGAGAAAAATCTAG
- the LOC8267046 gene encoding GPI ethanolamine phosphate transferase 2 isoform X1 encodes MAETMSCFKLTVLTLSAVFIQMIGLSLFVFGFFPVKPALSGISSRESFYAPHCDSVVDNQTETDLKSLYKELSQIPPSFDRLIFMVIDGLPAEFVLGKDGKPPQKDLIEAMPYTQSLLNSGMAIGYHAEAAPPTVTMPRLKAMVSGAIGGFLDVAFNFNTQALLDDNLLGQFFRIGWKMIMFGDETWLKLFPGLFVRYDGVSSFFVKDTVQVDQNVSRHLEDELSRDDWDLLILHYLGLDHVGHIGGRSSFLMGPKLMEMDGVVKMIHSSTIQTNNDNQGRTLLVVVSDHGMTESGNHGGSSYEETDSLALFVGLQNSVSDYASATHNSVHQVDIAPTLALLFGVPIPKNNVGVLISGTFDALTDDQKLRALELNSWQLLRLLEAQLPGLSCEKFPCNCFSDGLGFGTGECSVSMERILCCLYTKAANLHNSWKFKKEYGSKSRDDFRSTYAAYHEFLKTASEWLSRSVTDKPVSSLAVGVVAMTLSSLLLLGIIICMSREVYPGEKQQLSKSSNSKYRWCLDEAFILGAVLILVMSMGSSSLVEEEQYIWSFLISTSYLLLLRKTVQFLPGSSEGVLYFKGCYERTNFQLFSIFLLLISGRILRGWHQGGVNWTHLPDISKWLEQVGSDTIRLIQLVSGLLVVSLGLFALCLFRSKRKIVQVVGFCFLISGLLVLWHIMEYQDNYVSSSYRATILAQIIYTFLGIATIGTFAALPWIMPIWNSSTCSRHNMNSSNLVSTNIQDKSPFLEFKDASYLIGLAYMLCWCLLQLLLQQPINSMPVFLLLMQILASMLYYSYSGPQNKEWLEVALLCYLGMAGHFSLGNSNTLATIDVAGAFIGLSSHSTLLSGILMFIITYASPMLVLLSMVMYISVKDTSYAVTIQSVDLGQFLKAMLVFPCLIPLGLNSILLTAYTIVLLLMRNHLFVWSVFSPKYLYVCATTICIYIGVFVVAATEVYIYMVLTLRRKI; translated from the exons atgGCCGAAACGATGTCGTGTTTTAAATTAACAGTGTTGACACTATCCGCTGTTTTCATTCAAATGATCGGTCTCTCTCTCTTCGTCTTCGGCTTCTTCCCCGTTAAACCCGCTCTTTCAGGCATCAG CAGTCGAGAGAGCTTTTACGCACCGCATTGCGATTCTGTCGTCGATAATCAAACTGAGACAGACCTCAAATCATTATACAag GAGCTCTCTCAAATCCCCCCTTCATTTGACAGGCTAATTTTTATG gTTATTGATGGTCTTCCAGCTGAATTTGTGCTTGGGAAGGATGGCAAGCCTCCGCAGAAGGATTTGATTGAAGCAATGCCTTATACTCAGTCATTGCTAAATAGTGGAATGGCTATTGGTTACCATGCCGAGGCTGCTCCTCCTACTGTTACTATGCCTCGCTTGAAG GCTATGGTTTCTGGTGCAATTGGAGGTTTCTTGGATGTGgctttcaattttaatacaCAGGCTTTATTGGATGATAATCTTCTTG GGCAGTTTTTTAGAATTGGTTGGAAAATGATCATGTTTGGTGACGAGACATGGCTTAAGTTGTTTCCTGGATTATTTGTTAGATATGATGGAGTTAGCAGTTTTTTT GTTAAAGACACAGTACAAGTAGATCAGAATGTATCCCGCCATTTAGAGGATGAACTTAGCAGAGATGACTGGGATCTTCTG ATTCTTCATTATCTAGGCTTAGATCATGTTGGACATATTGGTGGGCGCAGCAG TTTCTTGATGGGCCCAAAACTTATGGAGATGGATGGAGTGGTGAAGATGATTCATTCAAGTACTATTCAGACGAATAATGATAATCAAGGACGGACACTTTTG GTAGTAGTAAGCGATCATGGCATGACTGAGAGTGGTAATCATGGGGGCTCTTCATACGAAGAAACTGATTCTTTAGCTCTTTTTGTTGGCCTGCAAAACAGTGTCTCTGATTATGCATCGGCTACACATAATTCTGTTCACCAG GTGGACATTGCTCCAACATTAGCTCTTCTATTTGGTGTTCCAATTCCTAAGAACAATGTCGGTGTCTTAATTTCTGGAACTTTTGATGCTTTGACAG ATGATCAAAAGCTGAGGGCACTGGAATTGAATTCCTGGCAGTTACTCAGATTATTGGAAGCACAATTACCTGGTTTATCATGTGAAAAATTTCCGTGCAATTGCTTTAGTGATGGTCTGGGGTTTGGAACTGGGGAATGCAGCGTCAGCATGGAGAGGATACTTTGTTGTTTATATACGAAAGCTGCAAATTTGCACAACTCCTGGAAGTTCAAGAAAGAATATGG GTCCAAAAGCAGGGATGATTTTAGGAGCACTTATGCAGCATATCATGAGTTTCTGAAAACTGCAAGTGAGTGGTTATCACGCAGTGTCACTGAT AAACCAGTTTCCTCACTTGCTGTTGGGGTTGTGGCAATGACCCTATCAtctctattattattaggCATCATAATTTGCATGAGCAGGGAAGTTTACCCTGGGGAGAAGCAACAGCTTTCTAAATCGAGCAACAGCAAGTATAGATGGTGCTTAGATGAGGCCTTTATATTGGGTGCTGTTTTGATCCTTGTTATGAGTATGGGTTCGAGTTCTCTGGTAGAGGAAGAGCAATATATTTGGAGTTTTCTGATATCCACATCATATCTGTTATTACTCCGAAAGACAGTACAGTTTCTTCCTGGGAGCAGTGAAggtgttttatattttaagggATGCTATGAAAGAACTAATTTTCAACTGTTTTCCATATTCTTGCTTCTTATCTCTGGGCGGATTTTGAGGGGTTGGCATCAGGGTGGTGTTAACTGGACACATCTTCCAGACATTTCAAAGTGGCTTGAACAGGTTGGGAGTGATACTATAAGATTAATTCAACTGGTCTCAGGCCTCTTAGTGGTCAGTTTAGGCTTATTTGCTTTATGTCTGTTTAGATCGAAGAGAAAAATTGTTCAAGTGGTTGGATTTTGCTTTTTGATATCTGGATTGCTGGTTTTATGGCATATTATGGAGTACCAAGATAACTATGTATCATCCAGTTACCGTGCTACCATATTGGCTCAGATTATCTATACATTTCTGGGTATTGCCACAATTGGCACTTTTGCAGCCTTACCATGGATTATGCCAATTTGGAATTCTAGTACATGTTCAAGGCACAATATGAACTCATCTAATTTAGTTTCCACTAACATTCAAGACAAGTCCCCTTTTTTGGAGTTTAAAGACGCGTCATATTTAATTGGGTTGGCATACATGTTATGTTGGTGTCTTTTACAACTGTTGCTCCAACAACCAATCAATTCAATGCCTGTCTTTTTGCTTCTAATGCAAATCTTGGCCAGCATGTTGTATTATTCCTACAGTGGTCCACAAAACAAGGAATGGCTTGAG GTTGCTTTACTATGCTATTTGGGAATGGCAGGACATTTTTCTCTAGGGAACAGCAATACCTTGGCCACTATAGATGTTGCTGGAGCTTTTATT GGCCTCTCAAGTCACTCCACATTACTTTCTGGCATTTTGATGTTCATAATCACCTATGCATCCCCCATGCTAGTTCTTCTTAGCATGGTGATGTACATATCTGTGAAGGACACAAGCTATGCTGTAACTATCCAGAGTGTAGATTTGGGGCAATTTTTAAAAGCGATGCTCGTCTTTCCCTGCCTAATTCCACTGGGTTTGAATTCCATTTTGTTGACTGCATATACCATAGTGTTGCTCCTAATGAGGAACCATTTGTTTGTTTGGAGCGTCTTCTCTCCAAA GTACTTGTATGTGTGCGCAACAACTATTTGCATCTACATTGGGGTTTTTGTGGTGGCTGCAACTGaggtctatatatatatggtgcTTACACTACGGAGAAAAATCTAG